In Uranotaenia lowii strain MFRU-FL chromosome 2, ASM2978415v1, whole genome shotgun sequence, one genomic interval encodes:
- the LOC129743473 gene encoding uncharacterized protein LOC129743473 encodes MQWVDFKRQQSKVNLETFSVFMENLADKALEVSYEGARLEEASKGKRRENSSAVKGFVHVTDGEVQECCCHHIQRKMLDDPTREKLNENNMASTERPKPERNCAVFGKPGHFGKQCDEFRSMSLEDRWKRVQTLNLCPLCLYSHGANRCWSKRRCGINRCEQNHHPLLHWEPTGPQHVVASCNSHRQCDQSVMFRIVPVMLYNNGKQLETLALIDEGSSVTLIDTELARLLEADGVHEPLKMKWTNGISQTESDSVKFTLCISDQQQSCQSTLADVRTVAKLNLPVQGLDSDELKERFDYLQKIELPNYTAAAPKLLIGINNIHLIAPLESRIGEAGEPVAIRCKLGWTIYGPRDGAVASVQFIGLHHCGCDACCKPDQEMNNALKEFFQLEAVGISPVNLKSKEDKRAREILERTTKRIGNRFETGLLWAEDDVVFPDSFPMAVKRWKSLQVRMDRNSGISENIAKQLQEYVDKGYAHRITEQEIKDTEPGKAWYLPINYVLNPNKPGKVRIVWDAAAKVQGVSLNDRLLKGPDMISSLPSVIHCFRERKVAFGGDIREMFHQIRIRSQDRQAQRFLFGSDSKGEPQIYVMDVVIFGASCTPCTSQYVKNLNGLEHAEKYPEASQAIMKKHFVDDYFDSADTEEEAIKRASEVREIHAAGGFEIRNWVSNSQEVLKSLGEISAKQTRIVEVNKTTEVERVLGVRWNSQNDVFVFSMNLREDLQPYLQEGAWPTKRIALKCIMSMFDPKQFLAPLLIHGRILMQDVWRSGIGWDEKLLQAQYDVWVRWTSILSLAEAVEVPRCYLGTASSTAYSSVQLHIFVDAGENAYGSVAYFRFSDEKGVHCSFIEAKAKVAPLQYLSIPRKELQSATLGAQLAKSIKINHSFPIYKTVFWTDSKAVFSWIRSERRKYKKFVAHRVGQILEVSNPEDWRWVPTKDNAADDLTKWSKSTEIHSDSRWFRGPQFLYFAEQHWPLQTQEVEEFQEELRASVLFQNVIVSDGLSMRIGNVFKWTVLVRMVATVLRYMSNCKRCVQNLPIESLRTEAERTNNQLKLKPGHYVPLRQEEYFAAENCLWRLAQREEYADEVATLLKQKDGRELKLERSSLLFDKSPFLDEFGVVRMEGRTERAEYASFDSRFPIILPKNHLVTKRLVDEFHRKSGHASRETVVNEIRQRFFINNLRAVVDKVISECQWCRIQKAKPQIPRMAPLPKQRMAVGAEAFSYVGLDYFGPLEVSIGRRREKRWVALFTCMTTRAVHLEVAYNLTTESCKMAVRRFVRRRRSPIEIFSDNGTNFVGASRELALQIRRINEGCADTFTSARTRWVFNLPSAPHMGGVWERMVRSVKVALNTLTDGGRLTDEILNTALVEVEDLINSRPLTYVSTNVKEDPEAFKPNHFMKGISAECLPPRNPIEVAEALRSKYVRAQQLADGIWNRWQAEYLPKLNKRPKWFNDVRQMQPGDLVFALEDNKRERGVVSKVFLGSDGRVRSAAVKTSKGEKTRPVSKLAVLEMPSSKPNEENRG; translated from the coding sequence ATGCAATGGGTGGACTTCAAGCGTCAGCAGTCGAAGGTTAATCTGGAGACGTTCAGCGTTTTCATGGAAAATCTGGCGGACAAAGCTCTTGAAGTGTCGTACGAAGGAGCACGCCTTGAAGAGGCAAGCAAGGGAAAACGGCGTGAAAACTCTTCAGCAGTTAAAGGTTTCGTACACGTAACGGATGGTGAAGTGCAGGAATGCTGTTGCCACCATATTCAAAGGAAGATGCTTGATGATCCAACCAGAGAGAAGttgaatgaaaataacatgGCTTCCACAGAAAGGCCCAAACCTGAGAGAAACTGTGCAGTTTTTGGCAAACCAGGTCATTTTGGAAAGCAATGTGATGAGTTTAGATCGATGAGTTTGGAGGATCGTTGGAAAAGGGTACAAACCCTCAACTTGTGTCCGCTGTGTTTGTACAGCCATGGCGCGAATAGATGTTGGTCGAAACGACGCTGCGGTATAAATAGGTGTGAGCAAAATCATCATCCTCTGCTGCATTGGGAACCAACTGGACCTCAGCACGTCGTTGCTAGTTGCAATAGCCATCGACAGTGCGATCAGTCTGTGATGTTTCGGATAGTTCCAGTGATGCTGTACAACAATGGCAAGCAGCTAGAGACGTTAGCACTTATTGACGAAGGCTCATCGGTAACGCTGATTGATACAGAGCTAGCACGACTTCTGGAAGCTGATGGAGTACATGAACCTCTCAAAATGAAGTGGACGAACGGAATCAGCCAAACCGAAAGCGATTCGGTAAAGTTTACGCTGTGCATATCGGACCAGCAACAAAGTTGTCAATCTACTTTGGCAGACGTGAGAACGGTTGCTAAACTGAATTTACCGGTTCAAGGATTGGACTCCGACGAATTAAAGGAACGTTTCGACTATCTACAGAAGATAGAGCTTCCAAACTACACAGCTGCGGCTCCGAAGCTGTTAATCGGAATTAATAACATTCACTTGATCGCACCTCTGGAGTCGAGAATTGGGGAAGCCGGAGAACCTGTAGCAATCCGATGTAAGCTCGGATGGACGATTTACGGACCACGCGATGGTGCAGTAGCTAGTGTACAGTTCATAGGACTTCATCATTGTGGTTGTGACGCATGCTGTAAACCTGATCAAGAAATGAATAATGCCCTGAAAGAGTTTTTCCAACTTGAAGCTGTAGGAATATCCCCGGTAAACCTCAAATCGAAGGAAGATAAACGAGCGCGAGAAATCTTGGAGAGAACAACGAAACGAATAGGTAATCGATTTGAGACTGGATTGTTGTGGGCTGAAGATGACGTAGTGTTTCCTGATAGCTTTCCAATGGCAGTCAAGCGATGGAAGAGTTTGCAGGTTAGAATGGACCGTAACTCAGGCATAAGTGAGAATATCGCTAAACAACTGCAAGAATACGTGGACAAAGGATACGCACATCGTATAACTGAACAAGAGATAAAGGACACAGAGCCAGGAAAGGCCTGGTATTTGCCAATAAACTACGTCTTAAATCCTAACAAACCAGGAAAGGTGCGAATTGTTTGGGATGCTGCAGCGAAAGTACAGGGTGTTTCATTGAATGATAGACTGTTGAAAGGGCCTGATATGATCTCGTCGCTACCCTCCGTTATCCACTGCTTCCGAGAACGTAAAGTGGCGTTCGGCGGTGACATTCGGGAAATGTTTCACCAGATCAGAATACGCTCGCAGGATCGACAAGCACAACGATTTCTCTTCGGATCAGATAGCAAAGGTGAACCTCAAATTTACGTCATGGACGTGGTAATATTTGGAGCCAGTTGCACTCCGTGTACATCGCAATACGTGAAGAATTTGAACGGCCTAGAACATGCGGAGAAATACCCGGAGGCATCACAGGCAATAATGAAGAAGCATTTCGTAGACGATTACTTTGACAGTGCTGATACTGAAGAAGAAGCGATAAAACGAGCGTCTGAGGTAAGGGAAATACATGCTGCAGGAGGTTTTGAAATAAGGAACTGGGTCAGTAACTCTCAAGAAGTATTGAAGTCACTTGGAGAAATTTCTGCGAAACAAACGAGAATTGTTGAGGTCAATAAGACAACAGAGGTTGAACGAGTGCTAGGGGTACGATGGAATTCTCAGAACGACGTTTTCGTATTCTCAATGAACCTGCGAGAAGATCTTCAGCCATATTTGCAAGAAGGAGCTTGGCCTACTAAAAGAATAGCACTGAAGTGCATCATGAGTATGTTTGACCCAAAGCAGTTTTTAGCACCTCTCTTGATACACGGACGTATTTTGATGCAAGACGTTTGGCGCAGTGGTATTGGCTGGGATGAGAAGCTGCTGCAGGCACAGTACGACGTTTGGGTGAGGTGGACGAGTATTTTATCCTTGGCAGAAGCTGTTGAAGTACCACGCTGCTACCTTGGGACCGCAAGCTCGACGGCGTATAGTTCGGTGCAGTTGCACATCTTCGTAGATGCGGGAGAGAATGCTTATGGTAGCGTTGCCTACTTCAGGTTTTCGGATGAGAAAGGAGTGCACTGTTCTTTCATTGAGGCAAAGGCGAAGGTAGCCCCATTGCAGTATTTGTCCATACCTCGGAAGGAGTTACAATCCGCAACGTTAGGAGCTCAGTTAGCGAAATccataaaaattaatcattcgTTTCCTATCTATAAAACTGTATTTTGGACGGATTCGAAGGCGGTGTTCTCGTGGATAAGATCAGAGCGTAGAAAGTACAAGAAGTTTGTTGCTCATCGGGTTGGGCAGATTCTTGAAGTATCAAACCCTGAAGACTGGCGATGGGTGCCCACGAAGGATAACGCGGCAGACGATTTGACAAAGTGGAGCAAGTCTACCGAGATCCACTCTGACAGCCGCTGGTTCCGTGGTCCACAGTTCTTGTATTTCGCAGAGCAGCATTGGCCCCTTCAAACGCAGGAGGTGGAAGAATTCCAGGAAGAATTAAGAGCAAGCgtgttatttcaaaatgtcataGTTTCGGACGGACTATCGATGCGGATTGGGAATGTATTTAAGTGGACGGTTCTAGTTCGAATGGTAGCTACAGTTCTTCGCTACATGTCAAACTGCAAGCGCTGTGTGCAAAATCTACCGATCGAATCACTTCGTACCGAAGCAGAGAGAACTAATAACCAACTGAAGCTGAAACCAGGGCACTATGTTCCACTGCGTCAAGAAGAATATTTTGCAGCGGAAAATTGTCTTTGGCGCTTGGCACAGCGCGAAGAATACGCAGATGAAGTGGCGACGTTGTTGAAACAGAAAGATGGGAGAGAGTTGAAACTGGAACGATCGAGTTTGTTGTTTGACAAGTCACCCTTTTTAGATGAGTTTGGAGTGGTACGAATGGAAGGTAGAACGGAAAGAGCAGAGTATGCTTCATTTGATTCGAGATTCCCGATCATATTGCCGAAGAACCACCTCGTGACTAAGAGGCTTGTAGACGAGTTCCATCGAAAATCTGGGCATGCTAGTAGGGAAACGGTGGTGAACGAAATTCGGCAAcggttttttatcaataacttgaGAGCAGTAGTGGACAAAGTTATAAGTGAATGCCAGTGGTGTAGAATACAAAAGGCTAAGCCGCAAATACCCAGGATGGCTCCATTACCGAAACAACGGATGGCAGTTGGAGCTGAGGCCTTTTCGTACGTAGGGTTGGATTATTTCGGACCGTTGGAGGTATCAATTGGGCGGCGACGGGAAAAGAGATGGGTGGCACTGTTCACGTGCATGACAACACGAGCTGTTCATCTGGAAGTCGCGTACAATTTAACAACAGAGTCGTGCAAGATGGCAGTAAGAAGATTCGTCAGGAGGAGAAGAAGTCCGATCGAAATTTTTTCTGATAACGGAACCAATTTTGTCGGAGCTAGCCGAGAACTCGCGCTGCAAATTCGCCGGATCAATGAAGGGTGCGCCGATACATTTACAAGTGCTAGAACTCGCTGGGTGTTCAACCTGCCTTCAGCACCCCATATGGGTGGCGTGTGGGAGCGTATGGTGAGGTCGGTGAAGGTAGCGTTAAATACATTAACAGACGGTGGAAGGCTCACGGATGAGATATTGAACACAGCCTTGGTTGAAGTGGAGGACTTAATTAATTCGCGGCCACTAACGTATGTGTCTACGAATGTGAAAGAAGACCCAGAAGCTTTTAAACCTAACCATTTCATGAAAGGGATATCAGCAGAATGTTTGCCGCCTAGGAATCCAATAGAAGTCGCTGAAGCTCTCAGGAGTAAATATGTTCGAGCCCAACAGTTAGCAGACGGTATATGGAATCGTTGGCAAGCTGAATATCTACCAAAGCTGAACAAACGGCCAAAGTGGTTCAACGACGTTCGACAAATGCAACCGGGAGATCTGGTATTTGCCTTGGAGGATAACAAGCGTGAACGAGGAGTGGTTTCAAAAGTGTTCCTGGGAAGTGATGGCCGTGTACGATCAGCAGCAGTGAAAACCAGCAAAGGAGAGAAGACGAGACCCGTGTCAAAACTGGCAGTGCTAGAGATGCCTAGTAGTAAGCCCAACGAAGAAAACCGTGGATAG
- the LOC129743474 gene encoding uncharacterized protein LOC129743474 has translation MICRVCAQYGHIGKNCPNSEKPICLNCSANFHTTEDETCAKAAFCLHCKAGHSPMSKVCPKYQEEDEVIHLRIDKGLSFAEARKALADSKRTTTYAQELQNNLMEQKDKQIAELQRQLNDMRAQMKALCSSTGTVITRQRSRSRKPSPMLSKQHEKMPVTKTTDIREMDFENGRSKRQITTKYSCEGNSKKASYSQANKNDSNNEQIDVSETEHESDNDQFFRPRNGKITKNYHSTTR, from the coding sequence ATGATCTGCCGAGTATGTGCGCAATACGGACACATTGGTAAAAATTGCCCGAACTCAGAGAAACCAATTTGTTTAAACTGCTCTGCTAACTTCCACACGACGGAAGACGAGACGTGTGCGAAAGCTGCCTTTTGCTTGCATTGCAAAGCTGGCCATTCGCCGATGTCAAAGGTTTGTCCTAAATATCAAGAAGAAGACGAAGTCATACATTTGCGAATCGATAAAGGTCTTTCCTTTGCTGAAGCGCGCAAAGCACTGGCCGATTCCAAGAGAACTACTACATACGCTCAGGAATTGCAAAACAATCTGATGGAACAAAAAGATAAACAGATTGCAGAACTACAACGACAGTTGAATGATATGCGTGCTCAGATGAAAGCCCTCTGCTCCTCTACGGGGACCGTTATCACAAGACAGCGATCTCGATCTCGAAAACCTTCACCAATGCTCTCTAAGCAACACGAAAAAATGCCTGTTACAAAGACCACCGATATTCGGGAGatggattttgaaaatggtagaagCAAACGACAAATCACCACCAAGTACTCTTGTGAAGGAAACTCCAAAAAAGCATCTTACTCCCAAGCTAATAAAAATGATTCGAATAATGAGCAAATTGACGTCAGCGAAACTGAGCATGAATCCGATAACGATCAGTTTTTTCGCCCACGTAAcgggaaaattacaaaaaactacCACTCGACAACACGATGA